The Podospora bellae-mahoneyi strain CBS 112042 chromosome 7, whole genome shotgun sequence genome includes a window with the following:
- a CDS encoding hypothetical protein (EggNog:ENOG503P7JD; COG:S) → MDSSFTDDEKRFVLAEIIKASHMDVGVLVNLIRSHDIQPDWLSMQLPRGRNVNQCINAAEAMFNAPMPPPLISPLKRKSFGDVSDQLPKRQALASPSEPPLHGSPYHATPAFAQHHVNIHHPNGQPTVALAPNPNTVPASAPTPYPGPPRRRGRPPKSENRSGHWQITTSYPNITPAPIAPAPAPAPASAPQPSSPSFRAQAPIAPASAPTSAPAQAATSAPQPNSPSFRVQPYNNRYSMPAGPLDSKSGKKLLPEIAPRPTHGTSGLEQPARSPTRPVSEYQDRREDIHRLPPPQAQGPPRHAMRDPPLLPPPQSPRSHPHPPPHHMMDASRPRETPSPTPMEPVKHESHLPPPPTKT, encoded by the exons ATGGACTCCTCCTTTACTGACGACGAAAAG CGCTTCGTTCTTGCCGAAATCATCAAGGCCAGCCATATGGATGTTGGTGTTCTCGTCAACCTAATCAGGTCGCACGATATTCAGCCCGACTGGTTGTCGATGCAGCTCCCTCGTG GTCGAAATGTGAACCAGTGTATTAATGCGGCGGAGGCCATGTTCAACGCCCCGATGCCTCCGCCTCTGATATCACCCTTGAAGCGAAAGTCGTTCGGCGATGTCAGTGATCAGCTTCCGAAGAGACAGGCGCTTGCGTCCCCTAGCGAACCTCCACTTCACGGATCGCCCTACCATGCGACGCCAGCCTTTGCGCAGCATCACGTCAACATCCATCATCCTAACGGGCAACCGACTGTTGCCCTTGCTCCTAATCCGAACACCGTCCCTGCCTCAGCGCCGACCCCATATCCAGGACCTCCTCGCAGACGTGGGCGGCCTCCAAAGTCAGAAAACCGATCGGGTCACTGGCAGATCACGACTTCTTATCCAAACATCACCCCAGCGCCTATCGCACCTGCTCCGGCTCCAGCCCCAGCTTCAGCGCCCCAGCCAAGCAGTCCAAGCTTCCGAGCCCAAGCACCGATAGCTCCAGCTTCGGCTCCAACTTCAGCTCCAGCACAAGCCGCGACCTCGGCACCACAGCCAAACAGCCCGAGCTTCCGCGTACAGCCGTATAATAATCGATACTCGATGCCTGCCGGGCCTCTGGATTCAAAATCTGGAAAGAAGCTCTTGCCTGAGATAGCCCCTCGTCCAACGCATGGCACTTCGGGGTTGGAACAACCTGCCAGATCGCCCACAAGGCCGGTTTCAGAATATCAAGATCGGAGGGAAGACATACACCgactgccaccaccgcaagCTCAAGGGCCCCCAAGACACGCGATGCGGGATCCTCCactgctgccaccaccacagagCCCACGCTcgcatcctcatccgccACCACACCACATGATGGACGCTTCACGACCACGAgagacaccatcaccgacgCCCATGGAGCCGGTAAAGCACGAGAGCCATTTACCGCCACCGCCCACGAAGACATGA
- a CDS encoding hypothetical protein (EggNog:ENOG503P3SI), translating to MVMPRSLPAVLGVISILPTAAILAIHSILARSREDRAPAVRTTAIIAAILEATVLAAVTGLTCAHIGPWSARWAKFNGLLFGAGLFLCTVAAAVSVANMICLSKVDEDPESTILGSGATGFLVGSSVVLGLAFATQLVFLVFHFVAGRVRGPRIKVTVHKDQDRSRSPPRVKSIAYHETSPSLVSGKARGSTSFEKTPPGSSAGRSTAETISSFRSSLSNVVRPISSKTRLLSQRGRRPASLDLPSFHEQTRTTEEGFDSWDTSAVDPQNRQTVLESSSPPLGRFLETIPASPTTSRSPSPGTPLDLLEPPSRTRRRSRTLSPAPSRVSQAQRTAFTQHSTQSESHIHPLFRSDSPIPPPPIVTPGTVVVAAPNGGQILSDRQSIRSIKSLRRMRSGSLPGVPSPLSRQGSVESFHRKPDTHSPEIREEDEYLTPEGTTPVLETERKMTPPIPDWILSAGSRTSLTTYHSRKIHLPCSSEEASGGAAPSPQ from the coding sequence ATGGTAATGCCTCGCTCCCTTCCGGCTGTGCTGGGCGTCATTTCGATTCTGCCGACCGCAGCTATCCTGGCGATACACAGCATCCTTGCTCGATCACGGGAAGACCGGGCTCCTGCGGTCAGAACCACGGCCATCATTGCCGCCATCCTCGAAGCCACTGTTCTTGCCGCCGTCACCGGTCTCACCTGCGCGCATATCGGCCCTTGGTCAGCACGATGGGCGAAATTCAACGGGCTGTTGTTCGGGGCAGGCTTGTTCCTATGCACAGTCGCTGCCGCTGTGTCAGTGGCCAACATGATCTGCCTGAGcaaggttgatgaggatccTGAGAGCACAATTCTAGGCTCTGGCGCAACAGGTTTCCTGGTTGGTTCATCGGTCGTCCTCGGCCTTGCTTTCGCCACACAGCTCGTTTTCTTGGTCTTCCACTTTGTTGCTGGGAGAGTTCGAGGGCCACGGATCAAGGTGACTGTACACAAGGACCAGGACCGAAGCAGATCGCCTCCCCGGGTGAAATCCATTGCCTACCACGAGACCAGTCCAAGTCTTGTTTCTGGGAAAGCCCGCGGCAGCACATCATTCGAGAAGACACCGCCTGGATCCAGTGCCGGACGCTCGACAGCAGAGACGATAAGCTCCTTTCGAAGCTCGCTATCAAACGTGGTCCggcccatctcctccaagacTCGTTTGCTGTCTCAACGAGGGCGCCGTCCAGCCTCGTTAGACCTCCCATCATTCCACGAACAGACAAGAACGACGGAGGAAGGGTTCGATTCATGGGATACATCGGCGGTTGATCCACAAAACCGACAGACCGTCTTGGAATCGTCTTCACCACCGCTGGGCCGTTTCCTTGAGACAATACCGGCTAGCCCCACCACCAGTCGAAGTCCGAGCCCTGGCACACCGTTAGACCTCTTGGAGCCCCCTTCTCGCACCAGAAGACGAAGCCGAACATTGAGTCCAGCCCCAAGCAGAGTGTCCCAGGCACAGCGGACAGCCTTTACACAACATTCTACCCAGAGCGAGTCTCACATCCACCCGCTCTTCAGATCCGATTCGCCtattcctccaccacccattgTAACACCAGGGActgttgtggttgctgcACCAAACGGGGGACAGATCCTCAGCGATAGGCAAAGCATCCGAAGTATCAAGAGTCTCCGTCGAATGCGAAGCGGGAGTCTTCCAGGCGTTCCAAGCCCATTGAGTCGGCAAGGGTCCGTTGAATCTTTCCACCGCAAACCTGATACCCACTCACCAGAGATtcgtgaggaggatgaataCCTGACCCCCGAGGGGACGACACCGGTGCTGGAGACGGAGCGGAAGATGACACCGCCAATTCCTGATTGGATTCTGTCTGCCGGGTCTCGGACGAGCCTGACCACCTACCACAGCCGGAAGATCCATCTTCCATGCTCAAGTGAAGAAGCTTCTGGTGGCGCTGCACCCAGCCCGCAGTAG